A window of Nocardia arthritidis genomic DNA:
CTGCGGCAATATCGACGAGAGCAAATGGGAATCGTTCACCCTCACCATGTACGACCGGACGCTGCTGGACCGGATCCAGAAGTACACCGGCAATCCGCCGGGCGAGGGCGCGCTGATGACGTGGAAGGATTCGTCCTGGCTGCTGTCGATCGTGGTGCCCGCCCAGCCGCATTTCCGCGACCAGGAGCTGGGCACCTACACGCTGTGGGGCTATGCCCTGTTCGGTGACGTGCCGGGCGATTACGTCGCCAAGACGATGGACGAGTGCACCGGCTCGGAGATCCTCGACGAACTGCTCGGGCATCTCGGCTTCGACGATATCGCCGACGACGTGCGGGCGGGCACCAAGGTCACCACCGTCCAAATGCCTTATATCGACGCGCAATTCGAGCGCCGGGTGGTGGAGGACCGGCCGCTGGTCGTGCCGGAGGGCGCGGCGAATTTCGCCTTCATGGGCCAGTTCGTGGAGATCCCGGAGGCGGTGGTGTTCACCGTGGAGTATTCGGTGCGGGCCGCCATGCTGGCCGTGTACCACCACTTCGGGGTGGACAAGCCGATCCCGCCGCTCTACCGGGGCCTGGATCATCCCGAGGTCGCCTGGCAGGCGCTGCGCACCGCGTTCCGCTGATCCCTCGAAACGATCAGGCGGGCACCGGATTCCAGTGCCCGCCTGATCCCTGCCGTCGACTATCGAGCAGCCGCGCTCCGGCGTTCCCGCAGTGTCTCCGGGCCCGCGTCCAGTGACCGGCCGAGCCCCTCCAGCGCCCGCACGGTCGCGCCGTGCTGGGCGACGAACCGCTCCCGCGCCGGTCCGCGCCGGAAGGTGATGAGCGCCTTGCCGCTGTGCAGCTGCCACATATGCCAGAACAGATACGGCACCACCAGCACGAAATTGATCGCGCCCCAAACCATCCAGACCTTCTCGTCGAACCATCCGGTGGACGGCATCACCTTCGGGAAGATGTTGTAGATGCCGATCACCAGCATCAGCGCCGCCAGCGTGTAGATCCGCGCGGTGATGTACAGCTCGGGCCTGCGCATGACCAGCGGATAGATCTCGGCCACCGCCAGAATGCAGATGCTGCCCGCGAAATGCTCCTCCTGCGGCGGGTAACCGCCGTAGGTGAAGCACAGATTCCACGAGGTGTAGAGGAAATTCCAGGCCATGGTGGTGAAGGCGATGAGTTCCGCATTGCGATCGCTGCCGATTTCCCAGAACCGCGGCGCGTACGGAATCGTCAGGCACAGGGCCAATCCGACGGCCGCATTCCAGTAATTGCCGATCTGCGCGTCGCGGACGGTGGCCTCGGTGATGTTCAGGAACAGAATTCCGTACGGGAACCACAGCGCCTTCGGATGACGCAGCAACCGCCAGATCGGGCCGTCGCGCAGTTCAGCCATCGAAACCCGCATCGCGCCGACAATGGTCAGCGGGATGAGTACGGAAAGTATTTTGGCCCAGGAGAACCAATTCACCAGGCCGATATGCCGTCCCGGGCCCCAGATCCACAGCGGGAACGTCAGTATCGACAGTCCCCAAACCCACAGCGAGGCCCGCGGATGCAGTTGCATGTAGCGGACCAGCCCCCACAGGATCGCGCAGAACACGATCATCGATAATGCGGTTACCCAGGTGAACGGCGCCGGGTTCCCGGTCACCGCCTCGGACGCGGCCAGCAGCATGGCGAAAACCCTTCGTTAGCAGTGTCGTTTGCTTCAGCAAACTGCGCGCGCATCGATGCCGGACAGGGAATTCGGTCCCCACATATGGCGGCCCGAGGTCCCGATTCGGTCGCGAATAGCACCCTGCCGCCGGATTTGTACAGGGCATCACGCCTCCTCTTTCCGAGGATTTCGGCGTAGCGCGCAAGACGGATCGACCCTTCTGCGGAATACCGCCCCGGCGGTGTGCTGAATGCGCTTCCGGATTCACCGGGTCAAAGGAGCTGCTATGCGTATCGGCCTCATCGCGCCACCGTGGGTTCCCGTTCCGCCGCCCGCATACGGCGGAACCGAAGCGGTGGTGGACAACCTCGCCCGCGGCCTCGCCGCACTCGGGCACGACGTCCGCCTGTTCACCGTCGGGGAATCGACCTGCCCGGTGCGCAAGTCCTTCCTCTACGACGAGGCGTTCACCCCGATCGGCGTCGCGGTGCCCGAGGCGGCGCACGTGCTGGCCGCCTACGAGGCGCTGGCCGATGTCGACATCATCCACGATCACACCGCGCTCGGCCCGCTGATCGGCCCGACCATCGACGGTCCGCCGGTGGTGTCCACCTGCCACGGGCCGTTCGATCCCATGAACGCGCGCAATATCGCCAGCTTCGCCGATCGCGTTGCGGTGGTGTCGATTTCACACAATCAGCGGCGCACGGCCGCACCGATTCCGATCGAGGCGGTGATCCACCACGGCATCGACCTCGACACCTATCGGTATGGTCCCGGCGGCGGCGGATTCCTGCTCTTCCTCGGCCGGATGAACGCCGCGAAGGGCGTGCACCGCGCGGTCGAATTCGCCCGGCTGGCCGGACGAAAGCTGGTGATAGTCACCAAGATTCGCGAGGCCGAGGAACACGCCTACTACGAGGAGCAGGTCCGCCCGCTGCTCGGCCCCGACGATCCGGAGCCACGCGAACTCGCCCTGCCCGACCGGGTCCGGCTGATGCAGGCCGCCGACGCGCTGATCAATCCGATCGATTGGCCGGAGCCGTTCGGTCTGGTGATGGCCGAGGCACTGGCCTGCGGCACACCGGTGCTCGCCTTCCCGAACGGCGCCGCGCCCGAGATCGTGGACCACGGCCGCACCGGATTCCTGTGTGCCGATACCGATTCCATGCTGGAGGCGATCGCGCACATACCCGATATCGACCGCAGAGACTGCCGTGCCGCCGCCGAGCGACGCTTCGACATGCACCGCATGGCCCGCGACCACGCGGCCCTCTACAGCCGCGTCCTGGCCACCACCCGGGCCCGCGAGCTCGCCCTGGTCGCACCCGAAACCGCCACGCTCACAACCGAAACGATCGCGATCGCCGGATGACGCTCGGCTACCACCACTATCTGCGCTGGCTCTACCGCACGGGGCGGCCGAATCTCTTCGCCCGCATCCAGAATCACTGGTCGGCAAGGTTTTTCGCCGCAGGCATCTGGCCGCGCCGGGTGGCCGCGCTCGGCATAAGTGGCCGCCGCAGCGGCCGGACGATCTGGTTCCCGGTGGTGATCACCGAATTCGAGGGCGCCCGCTACATCGTGTCGATGCTCGGCGACAAGGTCAACTGGGTGCGCAACCTGACCGTCGCCCACGGACATGCCGAGCTGCGGCACGGCATACGGGAGAAGGTCTGCCTGGTTCCCGTCCCACCGGAACAGCGCGCGCCGATCCTCTGGCGTTACCTGGAGGTCGCGCCGGGCGCGCGGCCGCACATTCCGGTCGCGCCGAATGCCGCACCCGCCGAATTCGAGCGAATCGCGGCCGATTATCCGGTGTTTCGTATCGAATCCGAAGTGCCAGGGGCGCAGCGCTGAACTCCTGCTCGGCGCGACCGGGGCCGCGGATCGATGGCGGCGCTTCACGACCCGCCCCCATCGCCCGATAACGGAAGATGCTGTGCGCAAACGGCTTCCACGAATTCACCGACCACCTGTTCGGGCAGTCTGCGCGCCAGGTCGGCCTCGGTGATGATGCCGACCAGTTTGCCGCGCTCGGTGACCGGGAGCCGCCGGATCTGCATCCGCTGCATCAGCTCCATCGCGTCCGCCAGCTCGGTCGCGACGTCGACGGTGTACAGCGCGGCGGCGCCCTGGGCCAGCTCGCCGGCGGTGGTCGACTTCGGATTCTGGCCGAGGGCAACGCATTTCACGACGATATCGCGGTCGGTGACGATGCCGACCGGATGTCCCTCGCCGTCGCAGATCGGCAGCGCGCCGATATCGAGCGTGCGCATCCGTTCGGCGGCGGCGGCCATGGTGTCGCGCACGCCGATGTGCACCACATCGGGCTGCATCACGACTTGTGCCGTGGTCATGGCGAGTTTCCTTCCTGCGGAGGATATTTCGATGATTCGACCATCGTCGCGACCGCACACCCGCCGCGACTAGGGAAGAAGGTCGCCGTTCGCCGGGATGGATGATTCGGAATTCCTGGTGACAAAGGTCCTCGGCGGCCACGCACTTCCTGCCCTGGCCCGCCGCGGCGGCCGGGCGCACAGTTGCCGGTACCGACGTCGAACGGATGCGAGGCGATGAACGATGATGGATATGTCCACCGACCTGGGACGGTTCCTGCACATGATGATGATGTGTCTGCACATGATGGGCGTGTTGCCGCCGATGCGGATGTGACCTTCGCACAGGTCGCGCCGCGGTCGGCTCGGACCGAGGAACGGTTCGACCCGGCCTGGTCTATCGTGGAGGAACCCGGAAACACTTTGCGCCGCAGGGTGTCCGAGGCTCTCTTCACGATCGGGGACGGCGGTGTCGCCACCCGCGGCTCGGTCGAGGAGGACGGACCGGATACCGCGCCCGGTGTGCTGGTCAACGGCGTGTACACCGGAACCGGTCCCGAACAGCATCTGCTCGACTGCCCACGCTGGACCGGCCTCACCATCGATCCGCCGATCGACGCCGACGAACGCG
This region includes:
- a CDS encoding glycosyltransferase codes for the protein MRIGLIAPPWVPVPPPAYGGTEAVVDNLARGLAALGHDVRLFTVGESTCPVRKSFLYDEAFTPIGVAVPEAAHVLAAYEALADVDIIHDHTALGPLIGPTIDGPPVVSTCHGPFDPMNARNIASFADRVAVVSISHNQRRTAAPIPIEAVIHHGIDLDTYRYGPGGGGFLLFLGRMNAAKGVHRAVEFARLAGRKLVIVTKIREAEEHAYYEEQVRPLLGPDDPEPRELALPDRVRLMQAADALINPIDWPEPFGLVMAEALACGTPVLAFPNGAAPEIVDHGRTGFLCADTDSMLEAIAHIPDIDRRDCRAAAERRFDMHRMARDHAALYSRVLATTRARELALVAPETATLTTETIAIAG
- a CDS encoding nitroreductase family deazaflavin-dependent oxidoreductase gives rise to the protein MTLGYHHYLRWLYRTGRPNLFARIQNHWSARFFAAGIWPRRVAALGISGRRSGRTIWFPVVITEFEGARYIVSMLGDKVNWVRNLTVAHGHAELRHGIREKVCLVPVPPEQRAPILWRYLEVAPGARPHIPVAPNAAPAEFERIAADYPVFRIESEVPGAQR
- a CDS encoding CBS domain-containing protein: MTTAQVVMQPDVVHIGVRDTMAAAAERMRTLDIGALPICDGEGHPVGIVTDRDIVVKCVALGQNPKSTTAGELAQGAAALYTVDVATELADAMELMQRMQIRRLPVTERGKLVGIITEADLARRLPEQVVGEFVEAVCAQHLPLSGDGGGS